The following is a genomic window from Candidatus Binatota bacterium.
CATCAGTGGCCCGGCTGCTCGCGGACAGGCTCCTGCGTATCTTGTTGCGCGCGGTGCGGCGGCGGTCGAGCTTCACCCTCAGTCCTACTTTTCTGTACCCCTTTCGCTTGGTGTTACGTAACGATTCTATCGAGCTCATTTCTTTGCGCTCGAGGTCGGGAAGGTTCAGGTCCTCGAACATCATGTCGATGAGCTCGTCGAGGGTAATGTCGGTCTCGTAGTAGTCTACGCCGGGCTCTTCGCCTGCCTGTCCCGGTTTTCCCTCGGTGCTGTCGGGCTTGCGCGCAATGACGTCTCCCTCTGCAAGGTCATCGCTAGCTCCTTCGCCCACGGACTGGTGGTTTTCGCCGTGTACGAAACGATATTCCTTTATCCCGCGAATGGGGACCTTGACCACCTGGTCGCCGGATCGGCCGATTATGGATTCATCGGCGACGATATCGCCGATGTTGTCCATGATGGAGCGGCGCACCTTCTGGCGATGGCGCAGTCGGTCACCAGCGCTTCGGTCCGACGACTCCCGCGAAGCGGGGCGAAAGATCGCGCCCATCGTGCCGCTCCTAGTCTTTCCAGAGGTTATTGGCGGCGTACTTGAGGACGGTGTCTACGCAGTGCTTGCAGTAACCGTTTTCCATCAGGTTGGTCGCCATGGCGTCGTATTTGTCGTTCTGTTCTTCGTCCCTGGTAGTGGCTCGCGTGACTATCCGGCTCAGTTCCCTAACCGACGCCATCAGTTTCTTTTCGATCGCTTGCCTCAGTGGTTCGTAGCTCGAATAGTTTATCGTGTTGCCACGGCGGCTGTTGGACCAGAGGTAGGAAATGACGTCTTGTCTGAATCCCTCGGCTGCCGAGCCGATGATGGCTATCTGCTCCTCGATGGATTTCATGAAACCCTCGTCGGGTTCGAGCTCTTCGGAGGTGTTCGAGTCCCGGACCTTGGCCTTGTTGACGAAAGCCTCTGCGTGGTCGAGATAGTTCTGGAACAACGATTCGGCCTGCTCGCTGTACGAGTAGACGAAGGCCTTGGTGATCTCCTTCTCCAGCAGCAGCAGGTATTCCTTGTGGAGGGTGTTCTGCAGGAGCTCGAGATATTGCTTGCGAATGTCGTCCGGGAAGTCGGCCTCCCTGACCATGTTCACGAGCGCTTCGCGTACGGTGATCGGGTTAATGCAGCGCGCGTCCACGTGGTCGGATAGGGCGTTGTCCAGCGCCTTGAGACTGAAGCGGGTAGATATACCGTCCATGCCTTCGCGCTTGGCGTCCTCCTTGAGCTCGTTCATGTCGATCTTCTTGGTGCGACCCTTTTCGACGACTTCGTCTCCGTCGTAGATCTTGAGCTTGGTAAGAAGGTCGCACTTCGCGGTGGGCTCAAGGCGCGACAAAACCGCAAACATGGCCACCAGTTCGAGCGTATGCGGTGCGACGTGGGCTCTGAAATCCGAGTCCTGTAGGATCTTCTGGTAAATCTTTACTTCCTGCGACAGCTGCAGGTTGTAAGGTACCTTGATCACCACGATGCGGTCGAGAATGGCCTCGTTGGTGTGATCGGAACGAAAACGCTGCCACTCGGCCTCGTTAGAATGGGCCGCTATTACCGTGTCTACGTAGACCATGCCGTGACGACCGGGAGCCGGAATTACTTTTTCCTGGGTGGCGGTGATCATCGCGTGGAGGTACTCGGTGTCGTTCTTGAAAACCTCGATGAATTCACAGACTCCACGGTTTGCCACGTTCAGGGCGCCATTGAGGTCGAGTACCCGGGGGTCTCCTTCCGAGTAAAGATCGAGCTTTGAGATGTCCTCGCTGCCGATCAGCACCGAGGTGTCCTGGTTGTTCGGGTCTACCGGTGGCACGACTCCGATGCCGACCCTGGCGCGCTTGGAGAAAGTCACGGTTTTCACCGGCACCTCTTCGTAACGGCCGCCGTACTCTTCTTCGAGCCTGTAGCTGCAGACCGGGCAGAGCTCGCCCTCGATGCTCACGTTCAGCATTTTCTCAAATTCCCGCCGGAGATGCTTCGGTATGAGGTGCAGGGGCTCCTCGTGCATGGGGCATCCTTCTATCGCAAAAATTGGCGGCCCGGTTTCCAGCGTTGCCTCGAGTTTTTCGACCAGCGAGGTCTTGCCCGAACCAACTGGTCCCATGAGGTAGAGCACTTGTCGTGACTCTTCTCCCTTGTGAGCAGCGGAATGAAAGTAGCGTACGATCTGGCTGATAACGCGGTCGATGCCGAAGAACTCCTCGGAGAAGAATGCATAAGTTTTCTCCGATCGGCCACCGGGCGCGTCGTTCTCGCCGGGCTCGTGCTCCGAGACCCCGGCTCCCACAAGGGCATCGTAGACACGGGAGTGGGCGAGCTTGGTTATGGTCGGATCGCGGCGTACTTCTTCGAGGTAGTCGAGCAGGCTTCCGTTCCACTCGCGATGGGTCGTGGTCGCCCGGTCTCGCTTGATGATTTGTTCGAATTCCTGGTCGCTCATCCGATCACACCTCCCGGTGGTAGTGGCACCCTCGCATCATCAATTACCATTCCCGGTAGAAGCGCCCCTTACACCAAAAAGTATGCGCCCCCCGGCCCCTGCGGGCAAGGATGTAAAAGCGCGAGCCGCTCAGCGGGTCTTGTTCCGCTGCGATTACGCGATGCATCACCGAGAGCGTTTGAAAACAAAAACGGCTTTTTCTTAGAGAAGGCCATGGCAAATCGGGGAATTGCGAGGTGAACAGAAGTTTTCTTGGTAGCTGACCCCAATGAGAGTTTGTGAGCAGGCCTCGCCACAAAATAGAGCCTGCCGCATATGATGTGCTATCTCGACCAAGGGGGGGGGGGCGAAAGGGGGGGCNNNNNNNNNNNNNNNNNNNNNGTTGACGACGGTAACGGTGCGTGTTTGATTGCCGCGTGCCCGAAGTTCGAACACGATTCGCCCCGAGTCCTACCGGACACCTTCACGTAGGGGGAGCCCGCACGGCCTTGTTCAACTATCTCTTTGCTCGTCACCACGGTGGCTCTTTCGTATTGAGGATAGAAGATACCGACCGTGAACGGTCGAGTGACGAATCGGTGGAGGCCATAATGTCGGGCCTGGAATGGCTGGGGGTGGTCGCCGACGAGGGTCCGCATTTTCAGAGCAAGAGGGGCGAGTTGTACGACAAGGCGGTCGCCGAACTGCTTGGGGGCGGTCACGCCTACTGGTGCGTGTGCTCGCAGGAAAAACTCGCAGCCAGCCGGGAAGCGGCGCAGGCGTCCGGCAAAAAAGCGATGTACGACCGAAGCTGCCGCGGCGCGGGGCACGAGCCGGCACCGGATCGACCCGCGGTGTTGCGCCTGGCCAGCCCCGAGAGTGGCGAGACGACGATAGACGACCTCGTGAGGGGCCCTGTCACTTTTGACAACAGTGAACTCGACGACCTCGTGCTGTTGCGCAGTGACGGCAGCCCGACCTTTCACCTTGTCGTGGTAGTAGACGATCTCGACATGGGGATAACCCACGTCCTCAGGGGAGAGGATCACCTGACCAACACGCCGCGGCAGGTGCAGATCTTTCGCTCTTTGGGGCAGGAACCCCCGCGCTACGGGCACCTGCCATTGATCGTGGGGGCCGACCGCTCACGCTTGTCCAAGCGTCACGGGGCCACCTCTCTCGACGCTTACCGGGAGATGGGCATTATGCCGGGGGCGATGGCCAATTATCTTGCCCGCCTGGGCTGGTCTCACGGTGACCAGGAGATATT
Proteins encoded in this region:
- a CDS encoding serine protein kinase, translated to MSDQEFEQIIKRDRATTTHREWNGSLLDYLEEVRRDPTITKLAHSRVYDALVGAGVSEHEPGENDAPGGRSEKTYAFFSEEFFGIDRVISQIVRYFHSAAHKGEESRQVLYLMGPVGSGKTSLVEKLEATLETGPPIFAIEGCPMHEEPLHLIPKHLRREFEKMLNVSIEGELCPVCSYRLEEEYGGRYEEVPVKTVTFSKRARVGIGVVPPVDPNNQDTSVLIGSEDISKLDLYSEGDPRVLDLNGALNVANRGVCEFIEVFKNDTEYLHAMITATQEKVIPAPGRHGMVYVDTVIAAHSNEAEWQRFRSDHTNEAILDRIVVIKVPYNLQLSQEVKIYQKILQDSDFRAHVAPHTLELVAMFAVLSRLEPTAKCDLLTKLKIYDGDEVVEKGRTKKIDMNELKEDAKREGMDGISTRFSLKALDNALSDHVDARCINPITVREALVNMVREADFPDDIRKQYLELLQNTLHKEYLLLLEKEITKAFVYSYSEQAESLFQNYLDHAEAFVNKAKVRDSNTSEELEPDEGFMKSIEEQIAIIGSAAEGFRQDVISYLWSNSRRGNTINYSSYEPLRQAIEKKLMASVRELSRIVTRATTRDEEQNDKYDAMATNLMENGYCKHCVDTVLKYAANNLWKD
- a CDS encoding glutamate--tRNA ligase; its protein translation is MPEVRTRFAPSPTGHLHVGGARTALFNYLFARHHGGSFVLRIEDTDRERSSDESVEAIMSGLEWLGVVADEGPHFQSKRGELYDKAVAELLGGGHAYWCVCSQEKLAASREAAQASGKKAMYDRSCRGAGHEPAPDRPAVLRLASPESGETTIDDLVRGPVTFDNSELDDLVLLRSDGSPTFHLVVVVDDLDMGITHVLRGEDHLTNTPRQVQIFRSLGQEPPRYGHLPLIVGADRSRLSKRHGATSLDAYREMGIMPGAMANYLARLGWSHGDQEIFSSEELSGLFDVEGVGKAAAAFDLEKLRWVNQQHIKAAPPAELAAAVLPFLGAGEADDASRLELVVELLAERAVTLVELAEGAHCFLSDDLSWDRKAVAKFLDEEGLARLAALTQQLERLADWDESNVEAAFAAALVDLDIKLGKLAQPARVALTGSKASPGIYEVCVVLGRERTLARLQRVAGELASGNLPLTAPAG